From Trichoderma atroviride chromosome 1, complete sequence, one genomic window encodes:
- a CDS encoding uncharacterized protein (EggNog:ENOG41), which translates to MDGSDPLAASSSARSTPASQPKKKARRGTDSASQKRRCISTACVACRRRKSKCDGALPSCAACASVYGTECVYNPNSDHRRKGVYREKIDSMKAQNSTLQIIVEAILNANEDEVPEVVNKIRTCDNLDTVAQELLAMSSEVKEEDFDDETDHSAMSFLPVQGERELAGKMGELRLENGSLRFIGGTSHLIYLGDPHHDDLTYDSPSEPGTFNENPVTSWTRVTTDPRLIMHLMNMYFNYHYPYFTTLSRKLFWRDFMRGKARLLPGTVYCSSLLVNAMLALGCHFTDIPGAFGIPGDSRTKGDHFFAEAKRLITENDEYEKPRLVTVQALALMSVREAGCAREAKGWVYSGMSFRMALDIGLNLEVDGLDKEHMTEEEIDARRITFWGCFLFDKTWSNYLGRLPQLPRHSFTVSKIDVFPDEDAALWSPFTDKGFDESLAQPSRTRAAALHLSKLCEISNDILVFFYHPSHIKRASSKSLELKRLGELHQRLEEWRKDLPKEFEPKEGLLPNVILMLSFFHLQYIHLFRPFLKYSPSTSPLPSHISPRRICTANAGAISKLMRLYKKSWNLRQICNIAVYMIHSACTIHLLNLPEKTAKRDLNHGLRHLEEIAEDWLCARRTLSILSVLARKWRCELPEDAEMILKRTDERFEYYSTSEVPSPGSSSNVAPTSPGISEEGTAVAARLEYGQIRHPNSEPIAQPALQTSIEERMSLDSPLAMTNGNPLPGQQVMAMDPTQMDFQEILNAWPQQLNIPLNSQSPDLSSTTQSQLSSNMSLNPSQHLNIDSREWLLSDSARLHQSFGSWDMRQQQQQQQPRGPPTTNGMFMFSNGQADGATVETPDLSNFDSLSESLTTINTWLPPGLE; encoded by the exons ATGGACGGGAGCGATCCGCTCGCCGCCTCATCCTCAGCCCGGTCTACGCCCGCGTcccagccaaagaaaaaggcccgTCGAGGAACCGACTCGGCAAGCCAGAAGCGAAGATGCATCAGCACCGCCTGCGTTGCCTGTCGCCGGCGCAAGTCCAAGTGCGATGGCGCGCTGCCGAGCTGTGCCGCCTGTGCCAGCGTCTACGGCACTGAATGCGTCTACAACCCGAATTCCGACCATCGCCGCAAGGGAGTGTACCGAGAAAAGATTGACAGCATGAAGGCCCAGAACTCGACGCTGCAAATCATCGTTGAAGCAATCCTAAACGCCAACGAAGACGAGGTCCCCGAAGTCGTCAACAAGATCCGGACATGCGACAACCTCGACACCGTGGCCCAGGAGCTCTTGGCCATGAGCTCTGAAGTCAAGGAAGAAGATTTCGACGATGAGACTGACCATAGTGCCATGTCCTTCTTGCCCGTGCAAGGAGAACGGGAGCTGGCTGGGAAAATGGGAGAGCTGCGCCTGGAAAATGGCTCACTGCGCTTCATTGGCGGCAcctctcatctcatctatCTGGGCGACCCTCACCACGACGACCTCACCTATGACTCGCCTTCAGAGCCGGGGACCTTCAACGAGAACCCCGTCACCTCCTGGACCCGCGTCACCACCGACCCACGCCTCATCATGCACCTGATGAATATGTATTTCAATTATCACTATCCCTACTTCACCACGCTTTCGAGAAAGCTCTTTTGGCGCGATTTCATGAGGGGCAAAGCAAGGCTTCTGCCAGGCACGGTATATTGTTCCTCGCTACTCGTCAACGCAATGCTGGCGCTAGGTTGTCATTTCACCGATATCCCAGGCGCGTTTGGCATACCCGGAGATAGCAGGACAAAGGGAGACCATTTCTTTGCCGAGGCTAAACGACTCATCACCGAGAATGACGAGTATGAGAAGCCCCGACTCGTGACCGTACAAGCTCTGGCCCTCATGTCCGTGAGAGAGGCGGGATGCGCAAGAGAGGCCAAGGGCTGGGTATATAGCGGCATGAGCTTCAGGATGGCCCTCGACATTGGTCTCAACCTCGAGGTGGATGGATTGGACAAGGAGCATATgacggaagaagagattgacgCTCGGCGCATCACCTTTTGGGGATGTTTCTTATTCGACAAGACTTGGTCCAACTATTTGGGACGCCTGCCGCAACTCCCTAGACACTCCTTCACTGTCTCCAAAATCGACGTCTTCCCCGACGAAGACGCTGCGCTATGGTCGCCATTTACCGACAAGGGATTCGACGAATCACTCGCTCAGCCGTCGAGAACGCGAGCAGCTGCGCTCCACTTGTCAAAGCTGTGTGAAATCAGCAACGACATActtgtcttcttctaccATCCGAGCCATATAAAGAGAGCTAGCAGCAAGTCTCTCGAACTCAAAAGGCTTGGCGAGCTTCATCAACGACTCGAAGAATGGCGGAAGGATCTGCCCAAAGAATTCGAGCCAAAGGAAGGCTTGCTGCCAAATGTGATATTGATGCT ctcattcttccatctccagtATATCCACCTCTTTCGACCATTCTTGAAATATTCGCCATCCACATCTCCTCTACCCTCCCACATATCTCCAAGGCGAATATGCACCGCAAATGCGGGTGCTATTTCCAAATTAATGAGATTATACAAGAAATCATGGAATCTTCGACAAATTTGCAATATTGCGGTCTACATGATTCACAGCGCATGCACAATCCATCTGCTCAACCTCCCGGAGAAGACTGCCAAGAGAGACCTCAATCATGGTCTTCGACATCTGGAAGAAATTGCCGAAGATTGGCTCTGTGCCAGGCGGACGCTGAGCATTCTTAGTGTTCTGGCAAGGAAATGGAGGTGCGAACTACCGGAGGACGCAGAGATGATCCTCAAGCGCACAGATGAAAGATTTGAATACTACAGCACATCTGAAGTTCCATCGCCTGGATCGAGCAGCAACGTAGCACCTACATCGCCGGGTATCTCGGAGGAAGGGACAGCTGTGGCTGCCAGGCTCGAGTATGGACAGATTAGACACCCCAACTCGGAGCCTATAGCGCAACCTGCACTGCAAACGTCTATTGAGGAGCGCATGTCGTTGGACTCGCCACTAGCTATGACCAACGGCAATCCTCTCCCCGGTCAGcaagtcatggccatggatcCTACGCAAATGGACTTTCAAGAAATATTAAACGCATGGCCACAACAACTTAACATTCCCCTAAATTCACAATCTCCTGACCTATCGTCCACTACACAGAGCCAACTATCGTCGAATATGAGCCTCAACCCGAGTCAACACCTTAATATTGACAGTCGGGAGTGGCTACTGAGCGATTCGGCACGACTGCACCAAAGCTTCGGAAGCTGGGACAtgagacagcagcagcagcagcagcagccccgaGGGCCTCCAACAACAAATGGCATGTTCATGTTTAGCAATGGTCAGGCAGATGGCGCTACGGTTGAGACACCTGACTTGAGCAATTTTGATTCACTTAGTGAGTCTTTGACGACGATTAATACCTGGCTGCCGCCGGGACTGGAGTAA
- a CDS encoding uncharacterized protein (EggNog:ENOG41) — MSAPEIPVGATIVNTFKQSFVDVPIDAENGNAIATTQFLDAAESLTTMFDLLGSVAFSPVKSDLLGNVKKLRERQLAAPAESTNVQDLCRNELKAKKHTATEGLLWLVRGLEFTCLALSANVAKESEELADSFRNAYGTTLKPHHSFLIKPIFSAAMGACPYRKDFYSKLGADEAQVTTDLRVYLAALDKIVGILKGFVESKEAKW, encoded by the exons ATGTCTGCTCCTGAAATCCCCGTCGGCGCCACCATCGTCAACACCTTCAAGCAGTCCTTTGTCGACGTGCCCATTGATGCCGAAAATGGCAATGCCATTGCCACTACCCAGTTCCTCGATGCTGCCGAGTCCTTGACCACCATGTTTG ACCTCCTGGGCTCTGTTGCCTTTTCTCCCGTCAAGTCTGATCTGTTGGGCAACGTCAAG AAACTCCGCGAACGCCAGCTCGCCGCCCCCGCCGAGTCCACCAATGTCCAGGATCTCTGCCGCAACGAGctcaaggcgaagaagcacACTGCCACCGAGGGCCTTCTGTGGCTGGTCCG TGGTCTCGAGTTTACTTGCCTCGCCCTCAGCGCCAACGTGGCCAAGGAGTCCGAAGAGCTTGCCGACTCCTTCCGAAACGCATACGGCACCACCCTGAAGCCTCACCACAGCTTCTTGATCAAGCCCATCTTCAGCGCTGCCATGGGTGCCTGCCCATACCGCAAGGACTTCTACTCCAAGCTTGGAGCTGATGAGGCTCAAGTCACCACGGATCTGAGGGTCTACCTGGCCGCCCTCGACAAGATTGTCGGCATTCTGAAGGGCTTCGTGGAGAGCAAGGAGGCCAAGTGGTaa
- a CDS encoding mitochondrial 37S ribosomal protein uS4m (EggNog:ENOG41~BUSCO:EOG092D4B4O) produces MRKPYRFYSLSRPKLRQSWNKYNLYNLYRQTGREPQIKGTPTFFQQKWAAKAKTRSYHGEHIPEKKWVRLFSRRLLSAVDMPPEYLAAHDGSEQAAGRGSGLTTTTVSAETFSKVPKLSTQERSRKRAIFGDVNKLLSDQFSNMTPYMQMTFAPLERRLDTAVFRALFASSVRQARQFVIHGAVTVNGKKMVHPSYQLNPGDLFQVDPEKVMYGTGVQKAQQGNSRLRENLEARQKKAEQAFQNAVKKTSSATAATEGETEGDKAEAEATAAEGEAAEGEAVEGEIIAAEDAGSLTPEAQWQLNNRALKFLLKDVKKILKNNTKDLTAKEKKQLRLFRADAKRFLSQPEKSEGNITELIDELQTQMKSHELMRESFEKLSLKENQAESEVEAESANAAVEEGEHQSELSRERQVEKGLEGLSDEQKTKAKRIMGDAQLSREEMRKLARLLQYDEENPIDDSKPYATPWRPRPYMSAFAFIPRYLEVNPNICAAVYLRHPVARKGMGEVPTPFSYLTSQLTHNWYLERG; encoded by the exons ATGAGAAAGCCGTACCGTTTCTACAGTTTAAGTCGCCCT AAACTGCGACAATCATGGAACAAGTACAACCTGTATAACCTGTATCGCCAGACAGGCCGAGAACCCCAAATCAAAGGCACACCCACCTTCTTCCAGCAGAAATGGGCGGCCAAGGCGAAAACTCGATCATATCACGGAGAGCACATCCCCGAAAAGAAATGGGTGCGGCTCTTCTCTCGCCGACTTCTTTCCGCTGTGGACATGCCGCCGGAATACCTGGCAGCGCACGATGGATCTGAACAGGCTGCCGGACGTGGTTCCGGGTTGACAACAACGACCGTCTCGGCCGAAACCTTTTCCAAAGTCCCAAAGCTCAGCACTCAAGAGCGTTCAAGGAAGAGAGCGATCTTTGGAGATGTGAACAAGCTGTTGTCGGATCAATTCAGCAACATGACTCCCTATATGCAGATGACGTTTGCGCCGCTGGAGAGGAGATTGGATACCGCAGTATTCCGAGCTCTGTTCGCCAGCAGTGTCCGACAGGCACGTCAATTCGTCATCCACGGAGCCGTAACAGTCAATGGTAAAAAG ATGGTTCATCCGTCTTATCAATTGAACCCCGGCGACTTGTTTCAAGTGGATCCAGAGAAAGTCATGTACGGAACAGGCGTTCAGAAAGCACAGCAAGGCAATTCACGTCTCCGTGAGAACCTCGAGGCCAGACAAAAGAAGGCAGAGCAAGCATTCCAGaatgctgtgaagaagacaagcagtgccactgctgctaccgAAGGAGAGACAGAAGGCGAcaaggctgaagctgaggctACCGCTGCTGAAGGCGAAGCTGCTGAGGGCGAAGCTGTGGAAGGCGAAAtcattgctgctgaagaCGCTGGGTCGCTGACTCCAGAAGCCCAGTGGCAGCTGAACAATAGGGCCTTGAAATTCCTGCTAAAGGACGTCAAGAAGATCTTGAAGAATAACACCAAGGACCTGAccgccaaggagaagaagcagctccgCCTTTTCCGAGCAGATGCCAAGCGCTTCCTCTCACAGCCTGAGAAGAGCGAGGGCAATATTACCGAGCTCATTGACGAATTGCAGACACAAATGAAGAGCCACGAGCTGATGCGAGAGAGCTTTGAGAAGCTCAGCCTGAAAGAGAATCAGGCCGAGTCCGAAGTTGAAGCCGAGAGCGCCAACGCCGCTGTGGAAGAGGGCGAGCACCAGTCAGAACTCAGTAGAGAACGACAGGTGGAGAAGGGTCTCGAAGGTTTATCAGACGAGcagaagaccaaggccaagagGATAATGGGCGACGCTCAGCTATCTCGAGAGGAAATGAGGAAGCTGGCACGTTTGCTTCAGTACGACGAAGAAAACCCCATTGATGATTCCAAACCCTATGCTACCCCATGGAGGCCCCGCCCTTACATGTCAGCGTTTGCTTTCATCCCTCGATACCTCGAAGTCAACCCCAACATTTGTGCTGCCGTCTACCTGCGACACCCGGTTGCACGAAAGGGTATGGGTGAGGTGCCAACACCTTTCAGCTACCTGACGAGCCAGCTGACTCACAACTGGTATCTTGAGCGTGGCTAA
- a CDS encoding uncharacterized protein (EggNog:ENOG41): protein MTQSPMIAAPPKATNEIDWVSPLKSYIRDTYGDDPERYAEECVTLNRLRQDMRGAGKESTTGRDMLYRYYGQLELLDLRFPVDEQHIKISFTWFDAFTHKPTTQYSLAFEKASVIFNISAVLSGHAAIQNREDDSALKVAYHSFQASAGMFTYINENFLHAPSFDLSRETVKCLIHVMLAQAQEIFLEKQIKDQKKSGLLAKLASQSGYLYGQAIEGVQENVTKAIFEKVWLTMVQIKANLLNSMAEYFQAVTDDDAGQHGVALSRLQVADNLAKEADRLAKNFPSTVPSNANLGADCSTQLQELTKRQCSTVQERLREAIKDNDYIYHQTVPAEASLPQIAKLPAAKPIPVSELYAGQDIQRITGPDLFSKIVPMAVTESASLYDEEKAKLVRAETEKVDTANGEMAASLDYLRLPGALQVLKGGFDQDILPDEDFRQWCEDVANHENPVSIFDFLRSEKESIVSTLDKSSKQLDMEESVCEKMRSKYENEWSQQPSARLTTTLRGDIRNYREALEEASRSDSQLAAKLRQNEAWFDEMRNAVANGQVDQLFSKAVSQAKARGSNAVSPSGNEPNLLDADFDESGPTVVEQIARVEEILKKLNLIKRERNQVLKDLKDKIHNDDISQVLILNKKTIANYEQQLFQQELEKFRPHQNRLLQANHKQSALMKELTATFNTLLQDKRVRAEQSKYESIQRQRLSAIGKYKRAYQEFLDLEAGLQSAKNWYSEMRQTVESLEKNVDTFVNNRRSEGAQLLNQIEQERASNKSQQAELERERLRGLMERMSVEPGQASQAAPAVPARPPSQRPTPAPLMQQQQQGQATQYAQRSNSNSYQGQFQLPTSPPPNQQNFPGYTSPPPQSTFSQPVYNPSTYGRNPGPTSPPPNQTSFNMNVMRGPQSPPPTQTSFGQHQAYSTYGALPSQPQQQQSQQQQQQLPQVGYVPSGFVPPPPPPGPPPLGPQQTIHFGQQDYEHASGHPQSAQPRSAQQQQAHDPWAGLNAWK from the exons ATGACGCAGTCTCCCATGATAGCCGCGCCGCCCAAGGCAACCAATGAGATTGACTGGGTTTCGCCGTTGAAGTCCTACATCCGCGATACCTACGGCGATGACCCCGAACGATATGCCGAGGAGTGCGTGACGCTCAACCGCCTGAGGCAGGACATGCGAGGCGCGGGCAAGGAGAGCACCACTGGGAGGGATATGCTCTATCGCTACTATGgacagctggagctgctggaccTGCGGTTCCCCGTGGACGAGCAGCATATTAAGATCTCATTCACTTG GTTCGATGCATTCACCCACAAGCCTACGACACAATACTCGCTCGCATTCGAAAAGGCCTCCGTCATCTTCAATATCTCCGCTGTTCTTTCCGGCCACGCTGCTATACAGAATCGAGAAGACGACTCTGCGCTGAAAGTGGCCTACCACTCGTTCCAAGCGTCAGCCGGCATGTTTACTTACATCAATGAGAATTTCCTGCACGCTCCTTCGTTTGATCTAAGCCGAGAGACTGTCAAGTGTTTGATACATGTTATGCTTGCCCAGGCACAGGAGATCttcttggagaagcagatcaAGGACCAGAAGAAATCGGGTTtgttggccaagctggcatCGCAGTCTGGGTATCTCTATGGGCAGGCCATTGAGGGCGTGCAGGAGAATGTTACAAAGGCCATATTTGAGAAGGTCTGGTTGACAATGGTTCAG ATCAAGGCTAATCTGCTCAACTCAATGGCGGAATATTTTCAAGCAGTGACCGATGATGACGCCGGCCAACATGGCGTGGCGCTATCACGACTTCAGGTCGCAGACAACCTCGCCAAGGAAGCCGACAGATTGGCGAAAAACTTCCCCAGTACCGTGCCGTCCAACGCCAATCTTGGCGCTGACTGCAGCACGCAGCTCCAGGAACTAACGAAGCGACAGTGCTCCACGGTTCAGGAGCGGCTCCGagaggccatcaaggacaACGACTACATCTACCACCAGACAGTACCCGCCGAGGCCAGTCTACCCCAGATTGCCAAGCTGCCAGCTGCAAAGCCCATCCCCGTAAGCGAGTTATACGCTGGTCAGGATATCCAGCGCATCACCGGACCCGATCTGTTCTCCAAGATTGTGCCCATGGCGGTTACAGAGTCTGCCAGCTTGtacgacgaggagaaggcCAAGCTGGTGAGAGCCGAGACGGAAAAGGTAGACACTGCAAACGGAGAAATGGCAGCAAGTCTGGATTATCTGCGACTTCCCGGTGCGCTGCAGGTGTTGAAAGGCGGCTTCGATCAGGATATCCTCCCTGACGAAGACTTCCGGCAGTGGTGTGAAGATGTTGCCAATCATGAGAATCCAGTGAGCATATTTGACTTTCTGCGGAGTGAGAAGGAATCCATTGTGTCTACTCTGGACAAGAGCTCCAAACAGCTGGACATGGAGGAGAGTGTGTGCGAAAAGATGCGGTCCAAGTACGAAAACGAGTGGAGTCAACAGCCAAGTGCACGCCTGACAACGACGCTGCGAGGCGATATCCGCAACTACCGAGAGGCTCTGGAGGAAGCTAGCCGGAGTGACAGTCAGCTAGCAGCCAAGTTACGCCAAAACGAGGCGTGGTTCGACGAGATGCGAAACGCCGTCGCCAACGGGCAGGTCGaccagctcttctccaaaGCGGTCTCACAGGCCAAGGCTAGAGGGAGCAACGCTGTCAGCCCATCTGGAAACGAACCAAACCTACTCGATGCGGACTTTGATGAATCTGGACCGACAGTCGTGGAGCAGATAGCAAGAGTTGAAGAAATTCTTAAGAAGCTCAATTTGATCAAGAGAGAGCGGAACCAGGTGCTGAAGGACCTAAAGGACAAG ATCCACAACGACGACATCTCACAAGTTCTCATTCTTAACAAAAAGACAATAGCAAACtatgagcagcagcttttccAGCAGGAACTGGAAAAGTTCCGGCCTCACCAGAATCGCCTGCTCCAGGCAAACCACAAGCAGTCAGCCCTGATGAAGGAACTCACTGCTACCTTTAATACTTTGCTGCAAGACAAGCGCGTGCGAGCCGAGCAGAGCAAGTACGAGTCAATCCAACGGCAGCGGTTATCAGCCATTGGCAAGTATAAGCGCGCCTATCAGGAGTTTTTGGATTTGGAAGCGGGCTTGCAGAGCGCCAAAAACTGGTACTCTGAGATGAGACAGACGGTGGAAAGCCTTGAGAAGAATGTGGACACATTTGTGAACAACCGGAGATCAGAGGGTGCACAGTTACTCAACCAGATCGAACAGGAGCGAGCATCCAACAAAAGCCAGCAAGCAGAACTAGAACGAGAGCGCCTACGCGGTCTCATGGAACGAATGTCGGTTGAGCCTGGACAGGCGTCGCAGGCAGCGCCAGCGGTGCCAGCAAGGCCGCCTTCACAAAGGCCAACGCCTGCGCCCCtaatgcagcagcagcagcaaggccagGCTACTCAATACGCCCAGCGAAGCAATAGCAACAGTTATCAGGGACAGTTTCAGCTACCGACATCTCCACCGCCCAATCAGCAAAACTTTCCTGGTTACACCagccctcctcctcaaagTACGTTTTCGCAACCCGTATACAACCCAAGCACGTACGGCAGAAACCCCGGCCCGACGTCGCCTCCTCCCAATCAAACGTCTTTCAACATGAATGTCATGAGAGGTCCTCAATCACCTCCCCCAACACAAACATCTTTCGGACAACACCAGGCCTATAGTACGTATGGCGCGTTGCCTtcacagcctcagcagcagcaatcgcaacagcagcagcagcagctccccCAGGTAGGATATGTACCTTCTGGCTTTGTTCccccgccgcctcctccaggCCCTCCCCCGTTGGGCCCTCAACAGACTATTCACTTTGGTCAGCAAGATTATGAGCACGCATCTGGCCATCCTCAGAGCGCACAGCCCCGGtcagcacagcagcaacaggcaCATGATCCATGGGCTGGATTGAATGCATGGAAATAG